The Antechinus flavipes isolate AdamAnt ecotype Samford, QLD, Australia chromosome X, AdamAnt_v2, whole genome shotgun sequence DNA window TGCAAACATGTAAAAAGGTATATTGAGACAAATCAGTTCTTTCAATTGATTGGAATCCTACTATAATTGCATTAAAACACGAGGAATACAGCAAAACCATTGTTGTCAGACTACATCCATGATTACATTCATGGATTCTAACAGCCTGTATAAAACCTTTGCTTTAGTTTTCCCTAGAGTTCAAAATGTGCCTTTGAGCTATAGAACTGGATAAACTGAGGATGAACTGTAAGAAACTGAATGTGTTGTGTTTTCTTCTTTCAGTGTGTCTGATatcatctattccactgattgagaaacatagacacagatagagagcaaaCCTAGTGAGTTCCAGCCCATTTATTTGATTCTAGAAAGCCCCCTGATTTTCAGCTCTATATCATGGTCCCAGGAGATAATCATGGTTTTTATTTGGGGAAATGACTTTTACccaatttggggaaggggaattTTTATTGTAGAAATCAACATTCAGTTTCTGTTGATTGAAAGAGAAAGCCAAATTCATTTCAGAAACactaatcaaaacaaaacaaaacaacaataacaacaatgagcAATATTGGTCAGTGTTTTTATTTCAGAGGATATACCCAATTCCTGTTAATgcctttacattatttttttcttctcttaacaaAGGACTGTTGTTATTTCCAAAAGAGATATTGTGATGAACTGGAGCTCTCTCCAGGATAGAAATAACTTAGCCCATTAGTTAAGATGTATacacagaaaagaaatgattGGTCAATTGAATGCTATTTAGCATGTCAAAAAATGGAAGGGTGTCTTACTTGTTCTTGTAATTGTTCATCAAATGGTTAAGTATGGATGTTAGTACAAGTTTATGGTCCAAATACACTGTTTAGCTCATGGCTTAATTTTCCACAATCTTATATTAAATCCTAGTTGATTACTTATGATCCCTGAGACAACTGAAAGGATAATCACTCGGGCTATGTTGTAGAATAGGGGATTCATGGTTAGGCCGTAGAGCCTAAATGGTGTGtttaattctttcaataactTTGTTGATAGCTTTAGCACGTTGTTCACCAGTGTGAGCTGTTCTGTTTTATTtggcttctttttcattttgaaatataaattgatCTGTTCTGTAAGCAGTACTGAAatgttattgtattttttattggTTTCAGACCCTATGGAGGCAAGATGCAATAAAAAGAGCAGCAGGGCTGTTTCCCAAATTAGGAATTCCCAGTTATAAGCATTATCCAGAAAGCTTTTATGGCTTTGGAGAACCTGGGCACAGCAAATAAAAGCGATTGAAAGTGTCATCAAGAATACCGAAGACACAATCACATCTACAAAGCGCTGTGGACCTTGCATTTTTAAATAAGAACGTAGTGATAGCCAGATCTTAATGTTCTCCATCTTTTTGAGCCTGAAATGGGGGATTTCATATTTCATAGCTTTCCTTGCAGAAGTTATATTGCTAAaaagttttgcaaataaaaacTGCTGCATGTATGTTCTCTCTGCCACACACATCATAAAAAAGAATATCCAAATCAGACACAAGCGTTCAAGAAAATTGATTGTTGATAAAATGATGATCGATATTGAAGGTGGTGCCCCACAAAGAAGAGTCAGGAGCTCCTCAGCTGAGATGAAAGGTATTTGGGCCAGCTTCTTTTCATGGAAGATTcgatataaaaatggaaaaactgtTAATCCAATAGTAATAATTTTTCCCAGCATCTGGTAACTTACATTCTGCTGATATGTTTTAACCCTTCTCATAATGATGCTGCTGATTTCCAAAACAGACATCTTCATTTTTTTGCATTCATTACCTTCCCAGATTATTGTACTCACTCGTTCATTGGGAGAACTCATGTCCTGAAGCCAGAACAAATGGTTCAGTTGGAAAGTGTCCTCTTTTGAATTCTGCTTGGTACCTGGGAGCAGTGCCTTGGTATTTGCCTCATCACTGTTGTTTGCAGCTGATGAGTGGCATTCACTATTTTGCAAAAGGTTATTCCACATGTCCTTTGTCTCTGAGTCAGGGCAGGTGCTTTCAGAGTCACTCTGACTACAACTTCTAAAATCACCACTGACACTGGATGGAGACTCCTGACTTAAGATAGCTGACTCAAGATCTGATTCAGGCAGTCCATCTGAATCTCCAATGGTGGGACACCCTCTTGAAGTGGAAATTTTCTTTGGTTGAGTACTTATGTGTTTTGACGAAATCAATGGCTTTTCATTCTTGATTTCATAACTATTGTCACTTGGAGCTCCTTCTACTCGTCTCCCTGACAGtattatctttctctgttcttCACAGTCATTCTCACTTGACAATTCATCTGGAACTTGATTTCCTAAATCTGTTTTACCTTTCCGACTCTTTTCGCCATCTGATAGTTTTGCTTTCTCTCTTGGTTGCcatattttcatttctgattGAGAATGTTTCTTCTTTGTGCTGAGATTCAAACGTGCTAAAGCATTTTCAGCTTGAATCCTGTCAAGTAATAATTTTAGTCTTTTTATGGGAGTGTTGAAAAAGAGAGTCATCCAAGAATCAGCATTTTGGGATGCAGAAGATTCTATTCCTCTGACTTTATCAGAACAATTATAACTTTTACATTCTGTGTTCCCACCATCATTTGCAAATTTGTCTGATTTTCTCCTATTGTAATTTCCATTGGTTTCAAAAGGTTTAGCAACCTGAATGGAGACTATTTGATAGTGAACAGTTCCCATCAGTACCATAAGACACACCGGAACAATCACTTCGCTTAAATTCACAACAGGCATTATGAAATACAACACAATGGCAGTAACTTGCATGAGATAAAGCAgtagcagccaaaaaaaaattcgGAAAGAGGTAACCTGAATCCACCATTcactgaaaaaaggaaaacaaataaccCGAATAATTCCCTCACGAGTTAGTGATGTCCAAGGAATTTCAGGTTTGTCTTTGGCAAATGTTGAGCCTCTGATGAGGTCGACATCTATCAAGTCCGACTTGATGTGACCTGtctttttgggtttgtttttgaaGCCTTTTATCTGGTCTTGTTCTATAGATTGTTCCCATATCTGCTGATTGTATACTCCAATTTTCTTTTGGTACCACAATATGGCGTCTTTCTCATTGTCATCTATCTGGGTGAGGCCTCCAGAGAAGAGGACTTTACTGAGAGCACGGGAAAGAAAATGTTGAAATTGAAGAGAAAAGTTGTCGGTCTCCGACTCCGAGCTCTCGTCTTCCACCCCAAGCCTTTCTCCGGCCTTTGGTGTGAAGCGCCGGCAGCCAGGGAGGCAGGCAGTGGGGCCACCTCGGGGGATGGGGCGCCAGCCGGGTCGGGAAGAGGGCCGGTGGCCGGGATTCACCGTCTCCCTGGCTCGTCTCGCCGGATCCCCGCCTTCCCCGACCGTAGTGCTCTGCCCTGGTGCCGGTTGCCCATCAGTTCGGCCACCGGGACCTCTTTTTACTGTGGTCCCGGTCTGGCAGCCGGGACCCACCGCAGGTCCCATCTTCCCCCAGAAGAGACATCCGCGGCGGGCAGTAACCAAGGAGACCACCGCACACAGACCAACGATGGAACTGGTCACCCTGGGCAACAGAACCAGCAGTGCCCTGCGCATAAATGATGACGTCACAAGCCACCCACCTGTTGAGCACTATGGTCAGGGTTTCAGTCCTGTCTCACTCTTCGTGATCCTTTTTGATGTTTAATTGGTAATGATACTGCAGCATCTTTTGCATAccacctttccttctccagctcttttgacATGTGGGTGAGGAACttaggcaaacaggttaagtgacataCCCGGAGTCACAAAGTTactaagatttgaattcagttttcccTAGCTCCAGGAGGAGCTTTTTCTACCAAGCCACCTAGTAGAATCGATTAGAAATCAGAGTTCCACAATATGCTGTTTATGAGACATGGccaaaacagaaagacacaccAAGTTTAGCTAAGGGACAGTAGAAGAATCTGTTATGCTTAAATAAGAGAGAGTTaccaatcatgatctcagataaagcaaaaactaAACCAGACCcaattagaattatattttaCTAATACGTACCAAAGCAACAATAGCagtaaaaacatatatacaccaaatggCAGcacatccaaattcttttttttttttttttgtatctttatttatttatttactcatttatttatttatttatttttattttata harbors:
- the LOC127542779 gene encoding protein PHTF1-like, whose product is MGPAVGPGCQTGTTVKRGPGGRTDGQPAPGQSTTVGEGGDPARRARETVNPGHRPSSRPGWRPIPRGGPTACLPGCRRFTPKAGERLGVEDESSESETDNFSLQFQHFLSRALSKVLFSGGLTQIDDNEKDAILWYQKKIGVYNQQIWEQSIEQDQIKGFKNKPKKTGHIKSDLIDVDLIRGSTFAKDKPEIPWTSLTREGIIRVICFPFFSEWWIQVTSFRIFFWLLLLYLMQVTAIVLYFIMPVVNLSEVIVPVCLMVLMGTVHYQIVSIQVAKPFETNGNYNRRKSDKFANDGGNTECKSYNCSDKVRGIESSASQNADSWMTLFFNTPIKRLKLLLDRIQAENALARLNLSTKKKHSQSEMKIWQPREKAKLSDGEKSRKGKTDLGNQVPDELSSENDCEEQRKIILSGRRVEGAPSDNSYEIKNEKPLISSKHISTQPKKISTSRGCPTIGDSDGLPESDLESAILSQESPSSVSGDFRSCSQSDSESTCPDSETKDMWNNLLQNSECHSSAANNSDEANTKALLPGTKQNSKEDTFQLNHLFWLQDMSSPNERVSTIIWEGNECKKMKMSVLEISSIIMRRVKTYQQNVSYQMLGKIITIGLTVFPFLYRIFHEKKLAQIPFISAEELLTLLCGAPPSISIIILSTINFLERLCLIWIFFFMMCVAERTYMQQQGPQRFVDVIVSSVFLMTLSIAFICCAQVLQSHKSFLDNAYNWEFLIWETALLLFLLHLASIGSETNKKYNNISVLLTEQINLYFKMKKKPNKTEQLTLVNNVLKLSTKLLKELNTPFRLYGLTMNPLFYNIARVIILSVVSGIISNQLGFNIRLWKIKP